A genomic region of Alligator mississippiensis isolate rAllMis1 chromosome 6, rAllMis1, whole genome shotgun sequence contains the following coding sequences:
- the LOC102570432 gene encoding protein NDNF, producing the protein MLLKVSRVWIYLLLQFLIAVSLCHLKNVPAGSQHSFKNGLFNFYHSLILADGKETTIHLLKDIPKRYYFILREDRAPIPFTVTVTPCDVPIEWSILVHKTSTNFLGKPAHGNYDTQDISKFQKIPNSVSTIFNYKGNSVETYVGVPSFSAIYLIEFLSTERDTHITVYLTSDITSGHLYPELPMDPRIDVVGVGHTIVTLAWKHSPSVLQHKENIQYCLLVNEKHNYKSLCAAETAIRSSGIKLPPTLALSLSPDLLDPQQVMILSKQELSVINKLNNGEVRQICMGTMNHHTVTNLSPSTQYYFDIFVVNLLTNASAAYIGTFARTLEEPDPKVTELKDGKIIHLTLDKKNWKFYNLQYQARHKRVQFTFQSCSGQISVQITRNHKIVASENFAGLKLFSLKGKLMDTYLVQVRSVEQSNTSVKVQVSSHFYKPLFSGLPDSLKIKSFSKLRTCNSVTIAWLGTQEQSKYCVYKKRIEKDQVWTEVRSTDRCSGPESRNKYEKVLCKYFYDRNLQRAVTTETIKGLDAGTLYLFDVYLFGPSGIPVKYHSRVVKTRKKC; encoded by the exons ATGCTGCTGAAGGTGTCCAGAGTCTGGATTTATCTGCTTCTTCAGTTTCTCATAGCTGTCTCTTTGTGTCATTTGAAAAATGTGCCTGCTGGTTCCCAACACAGCTTCAAAAACGGTCTCTTCAACTTTTATCATTCCCTGATTCTTGCAGATGGCAAAGAAACAACAATCCACTTGTTGAAGGACATACCTAAAAG GTACTATTTCATTCTGAGGGAAGACAGAGCCCCTATTCCTTTCACAGTGACTGTGACTCCCTGTGATGTTCCCATTGAATGGAGCATACTGGTACACAAAACTTCAACAAATTTCCTTGGGAAACCAGCACATG GTAATTATGACACTCAAGACATCTCAAAATTTCAAAAGATCCCAAACTCAGTGTCCACTATTTTTAATTATAAAGGAAATTCTGTGGAAACTTATGTGGGTGTGCCTTCTTTTTCTGCCATCTACCTGATAGAGTTCCTATCAACtgagagagacacacacattACAGTGTACTTAACATCTGACATAACATCTGGGCATCTTTACCCAGAACTCCCAATGGATCCACGTATAGATGTGGTTGGTGTTGGACATACAATTGTGACTCTAGCTTGGAAACATAGCCCATCAGTACTGCAGCATAAAGAAAACATCCAGTACTGTCTTCTAGTTAATGAAAAGCACAACTACAAGAGCTTATGTGCGGCAGAGACAGCTATCAGATCATCTGGGATAAAATTGCCACCAACATtagctctgtctctctctccagatCTTCTAGATCCTCAACAGGTAATGATACTGTCCAAGCAAGAATTAAGTGTCATCAACAAGCTCAATAATGGGGAAGTCAGGCAGATATGCATGGGCACCATGAACCACCATACAGTGACCAACCTTAGTCCCAGCACACAGTATTACTTCGATATTTTTGTGGTCAACCTCCTCACCAATGCCAGTGCTGCCTACATTGGAACATTTGCAAGAACACTTGAGGAACCTGATCCTAAAGTTACTGAGCTGAAGGATGGGAAGATAATTCACCTCACCCTGGACAAGAAAAACTGGAAGTTCTACAATTTGCAATATCAAGCTAGACACAAGAGAGTCCAATTTACCTTTCAGTCTTGTAGTGGCCAAATATCGGTTCAGATAACAAGGAACCATAAAATAGTGGCATCAGAAAACTTTGCAGGCCTGAAACTTTTTTCActgaaaggaaaactaatggACACATATTTGGTACAAGTGAGGTCAGTGGAACAGTCTAATACCTCTGTGAAAGTTCAAGTATCCTCTCACTTCTATAAGCCCTTATTCTCAGGTCTTCCAGATAGTTTAAAAATTAAGTCCTTTAGTAAGCTGAGAACCTGCAATTCTGTTACCATTGCCTGGCTGGGAACACAAGAGCAGAGCAAGTACTGTGTGTACAAGAAAAGGATTGAAAAGGATCAAGTCTGGACAGAGGTGAGGAGTACAGACAGGTGCTCAGGACCAGAATCCAGGAACAAATATGAGAAAGTGCTGTGCAAATATTTCTATGACAGAAATCTACAAAGAGCAGTTACCACAGAGACCATCAAAGGGCTGGATGCAGGGACTCTTTACTTGTTTGATGTTTACCTATTTGGACCTTCTGGGATTCCAGTTAAGTATCACAGTAGAGTGGTGAAAACCAGGAAAAAATGTTGA